In Panacibacter ginsenosidivorans, the following proteins share a genomic window:
- a CDS encoding MFS transporter, whose translation MHNWKIKVSLFLNYFVFAILLNSSGIAILQVQNSFGVSKGSAAWIDPCKDFSIAIMSFLVSSYITKIGYRRAMLIALGAIAGICFIIPNVPSFFAVKLLFIAVGACFALIKMSVYSTIGIITKDSKEHISFMNFIESFFMIGNLTLYFVFSSFVDNNNPQSTNWLNAYYVLGILSLLAFLLLLSSVLDESAIKSEAEKPITEQLSDMLKLFLKPVVLAFLASAFLYVLIEQSIQNFLPTFNNKVLLLPATLSIQMGSILAGSTALGRFLAGIVLKKLNWFYVLVACLLLAATLVLIAMPLAKEETGTAATGWLSAPIAAYIFPLIGLLLAPIYPAINSVILTSLPKTHHGFMSGLIIIFSAIGGTVGSLLTGNIFDVYGGQAAFYFSLVPMALLIMCLFFFNKLKKGNDVAEFNTMAGH comes from the coding sequence ATGCATAACTGGAAAATAAAGGTTTCTCTTTTCCTCAACTATTTTGTGTTTGCTATTTTACTGAATAGTTCCGGCATTGCAATATTGCAGGTGCAGAACAGTTTTGGTGTGTCCAAAGGTTCTGCTGCCTGGATCGATCCCTGTAAAGATTTCAGTATTGCTATTATGTCTTTTCTTGTGTCTTCTTACATAACAAAGATCGGTTACAGGCGTGCTATGCTGATTGCGTTGGGAGCTATTGCCGGTATCTGTTTTATTATACCAAATGTGCCCAGTTTTTTTGCAGTTAAATTATTATTCATTGCAGTAGGCGCCTGTTTTGCATTGATAAAAATGAGTGTTTATAGTACTATCGGCATCATAACGAAAGATTCAAAGGAGCATATTAGTTTTATGAATTTTATTGAATCATTTTTTATGATCGGTAATCTTACATTGTATTTTGTTTTCAGTTCTTTTGTTGATAACAATAACCCCCAATCTACAAACTGGCTGAATGCTTATTATGTTTTGGGTATACTTTCATTGCTTGCATTCTTGTTATTGCTGAGTTCTGTATTAGATGAATCTGCTATAAAATCTGAAGCCGAGAAACCCATCACCGAGCAGTTGAGTGATATGTTGAAACTATTTCTAAAGCCTGTTGTACTTGCGTTTCTGGCCTCTGCCTTTTTATATGTTTTAATAGAACAAAGCATACAAAATTTTCTGCCCACATTTAATAATAAAGTGTTGCTGCTGCCTGCAACATTAAGCATACAAATGGGAAGCATTCTTGCGGGCTCAACTGCACTTGGCCGTTTTCTTGCCGGAATTGTATTGAAAAAATTAAATTGGTTTTATGTATTGGTTGCTTGTCTTTTGCTTGCTGCAACGCTTGTGCTTATTGCAATGCCGCTTGCTAAAGAAGAAACAGGTACAGCAGCTACAGGATGGTTAAGTGCACCAATCGCCGCATATATTTTTCCATTGATCGGTCTTTTGTTGGCACCAATTTATCCTGCCATAAATTCTGTTATTCTAACATCATTGCCAAAAACACATCATGGTTTTATGTCTGGGCTTATTATTATTTTTTCAGCAATTGGCGGAACAGTTGGTTCATTGCTTACAGGAAATATTTTTGATGTTTATGGCGGGCAGGCAGCATTTTATTTCTCACTGGTACCGATGGCGCTTTTAATTATGTGCCTGTTCTTTTTTAATAAATTAAAGAAAGGCAATGATGTGGCTGAATTCAATACGATGGCTGGTCATTAA
- a CDS encoding TonB-dependent receptor family protein, translated as MKYSVKNRIGIFVFCFFQVAVGKAQNVTQVASADTVLTGVLDSVVVNSFIRTQTFLSDVNGVQIFAGKKTNTVQLNPNGYNLAQNVARNSFAQIPGLTMWDMDGAGTQLNIGSRGTDSHRSIEMNMRQNGYCTNSDIFGYPENHYTVPLQAVQEVQLVRGSAALQYGPQFGGMMNFVMRKGDSTKPFEIQSEQTTGSNNLFNSYNAIGGTKGKLNYYAYFDYRHGDGWRDNAKFNYHAYYINLDYHFNSKASLAFQFSRMDYVQQIAGGLTDAQFAADPKQSERSRNFFQPVINIPALLFRYKLNEATSLEITSHGLFGERNSVQFINTANIADTFNLALNSYNPRQVDRDYYSAFTTEARILHQYKLGNVKSTLAAGLRYFTELTKRKQKGVGTTGSDFDLSLANDYGINLRLTTHNYAAFAENIFQLTPKFSVTPGIRYEIIKTDLDGVINNAADAVAYKSKRNFPLFGAGVQYQATPLTQLYGNISQAYRPYLYANVTPADRIDKIDPSLKDSKGYDIDLGYRGRVKNIFRFDVNAFYLFYGDRVGLITQQDNAGDNFLFTTNIGNSVSKGVEAYVELSLLRLVNARNNKTDLRLFNSLAYTHATYTSGVINKSGVNTSVAGNYVENIPAWNNKCGIDFRVKNISTSLQYSYTSKTYNDAFNTEYSSNGVLGAIPAYHVWDWNFGWQFAKAFRFSGGVNNLANAHYFNRRITFYPGPGILPADGRTFYIGLGMNM; from the coding sequence ATGAAATATTCGGTTAAGAACAGGATTGGGATATTTGTTTTTTGTTTTTTCCAGGTTGCAGTGGGCAAAGCGCAAAATGTAACGCAAGTGGCATCAGCAGATACAGTTTTAACAGGAGTGCTGGATAGTGTGGTGGTGAACTCTTTTATAAGAACACAAACTTTTCTTTCTGATGTAAATGGTGTGCAGATCTTTGCAGGCAAGAAAACGAATACTGTTCAGTTAAATCCCAATGGCTATAATCTTGCACAGAATGTAGCAAGAAATTCGTTTGCACAAATTCCGGGTTTAACCATGTGGGATATGGATGGCGCAGGCACTCAATTAAATATTGGTTCCCGTGGCACAGACTCGCATCGCAGTATTGAAATGAATATGCGGCAAAACGGATACTGCACCAATTCTGATATATTTGGTTATCCTGAGAATCACTATACCGTTCCATTACAGGCCGTGCAGGAAGTGCAGCTTGTACGTGGCTCTGCCGCATTGCAGTATGGACCACAATTTGGTGGTATGATGAATTTTGTAATGCGCAAAGGCGATAGCACCAAACCTTTTGAAATACAAAGTGAACAAACCACAGGCAGCAACAATCTTTTCAATTCTTACAATGCAATCGGTGGTACAAAAGGCAAGCTTAATTATTATGCGTATTTCGATTACCGCCACGGTGATGGATGGAGAGACAATGCGAAATTCAACTATCACGCATACTACATAAATCTTGACTATCATTTTAACAGTAAAGCAAGTCTTGCTTTCCAGTTTTCGAGAATGGATTATGTACAGCAAATAGCAGGCGGTTTAACAGACGCACAATTTGCTGCTGATCCAAAACAATCCGAACGATCAAGAAATTTCTTTCAACCGGTTATAAATATTCCTGCGTTGTTGTTCAGGTATAAATTGAATGAAGCAACGAGTTTGGAAATTACATCTCATGGTTTATTTGGTGAAAGAAACAGCGTACAGTTCATAAATACGGCAAACATTGCTGATACATTTAATCTTGCTTTGAACAGTTACAATCCAAGACAGGTAGACAGAGATTACTATTCAGCATTTACTACCGAAGCAAGAATACTGCACCAGTACAAATTAGGAAATGTAAAAAGTACACTGGCTGCAGGTTTACGGTATTTTACAGAACTTACAAAACGAAAACAAAAAGGCGTTGGCACAACGGGAAGTGATTTTGATTTATCGCTTGCAAACGATTATGGAATTAATCTTCGCCTTACAACGCATAACTATGCAGCTTTTGCTGAAAATATTTTTCAGCTTACGCCAAAATTTTCCGTAACACCGGGCATACGTTACGAAATAATAAAAACGGATCTTGATGGCGTAATTAATAATGCAGCAGATGCGGTGGCTTACAAAAGCAAAAGAAATTTTCCGTTGTTTGGTGCAGGTGTACAATACCAGGCTACGCCGCTTACACAGTTATATGGAAACATATCACAGGCGTACAGACCGTACCTGTATGCAAATGTAACTCCTGCAGACAGGATTGATAAAATAGACCCTTCTTTGAAAGATAGTAAAGGCTATGATATTGATCTCGGTTATCGCGGCCGTGTTAAAAACATATTCAGGTTTGATGTAAATGCTTTCTATCTTTTCTACGGAGACCGCGTTGGTTTGATAACGCAGCAGGATAATGCAGGTGACAACTTTTTGTTTACAACCAATATTGGTAACTCTGTTTCAAAAGGGGTAGAAGCTTACGTTGAATTATCATTACTGCGTTTAGTTAATGCCCGTAATAACAAAACTGATCTTCGGTTATTTAATTCTTTGGCCTACACGCATGCTACATATACAAGCGGCGTAATAAATAAAAGTGGCGTGAACACAAGCGTAGCCGGAAACTATGTTGAGAACATTCCGGCATGGAATAATAAATGCGGTATCGACTTTCGTGTAAAAAATATCAGTACCAGCCTGCAATACAGTTATACAAGTAAAACATATAACGACGCTTTCAATACCGAATACAGCAGTAATGGTGTGCTAGGCGCTATTCCTGCATATCATGTTTGGGACTGGAATTTCGGCTGGCAGTTTGCAAAAGCCTTTCGGTTTTCCGGTGGTGTAAACAATCTTGCCAATGCGCATTATTTCAATCGCAGGATTACTTTCTATCCTGGTCCTGGAATTTTACCGGCAGATGGCAGAACTTTTTATATAGGCCTTGGAATGAATATGTAA
- a CDS encoding DoxX family membrane protein, whose product MQTKVLSAANKNFYSSLSVLRVSVGIVYLWFGALKFFQGVSPAEQLAAETIHRITFGLINDHTNLMMLATWECMIGVMLIIGKFIKPVLVLLFLHMICTFTPFIFFPEETFRHVPYGLTLTGQYIIKNIVFIAVAVVLWNAEQGKYAINEQ is encoded by the coding sequence ATGCAAACGAAAGTACTTTCAGCAGCAAATAAAAATTTTTACTCATCCTTATCTGTTTTAAGAGTAAGCGTCGGTATAGTGTATTTATGGTTTGGTGCATTAAAATTTTTCCAGGGAGTAAGTCCTGCCGAGCAGCTTGCTGCTGAAACAATTCATAGAATAACATTTGGTTTAATAAACGATCATACGAATTTGATGATGCTTGCAACCTGGGAATGTATGATTGGTGTAATGCTTATAATTGGAAAATTCATTAAACCAGTATTGGTGTTGCTGTTCCTGCATATGATTTGCACATTTACACCTTTTATATTTTTCCCGGAAGAAACATTTCGCCACGTACCATATGGCTTAACGCTTACAGGGCAATACATTATTAAAAATATTGTGTTCATTGCTGTGGCTGTTGTTTTGTGGAATGCAGAACAAGGCAAGTACGCAATTAATGAACAGTGA